CAATGCATTAGGTCGGGCAGAGAAAATGACCTTCCAGTTCTCCTACGGCACCAAAGAGACGTCCTACGGCCTGTCCTTCTTCAAACCCCAACCAGGAAACTTTGAACGCAAGTAAGATATGAACAGCTACATAAAATACACTTGTTTTCACCTTGATACATGGTATGCATGTGCATCTACTGTATCTGCAGGAAGGCTTCTTCTTTTGCGATAAGTTCTGCAGTTCAGTTTAGCATGGTGGTTGAGGTTTGAAATTATGCAGATAAGGTGACTCTCCTGGTAGTTGAGCTTTAAATTTGGGTCCATCAGTGAGGAGGTAAATGTCTGAGCAATCTATGCAGTAACTAGAATAGATGGGTATAATCACAAAGGATCCTAGCAGGGTTTTtgacatttcttcttcttcttctcttttttcacTTCCAGCATCTCACTCAACATGTACAAAGTAACAGGTCAGTTTCCATGGAGTTCACTGAGGGAGACGGATCGAGGCATCTCTGGAGAATTGAGCGTAaatatttgtttcatttactgtatatgcttattgttttgttcattttgtgcAGTTAAAAATGTTGCTGTTAAGTCTTTGCACATGGATGAAGTGAATTAACacatttaggttgtattttaaCAAAATAAGCTGAAAGGAGTCATAATAGAAGGCATCAAAATGTTCTGTTAGGGACCATAAAGTCAAGTTTTGGCTGGAGTTTTGTTACTTTACAAAGTAAAATAATTGTATTGcactaacattaacattatttatgGAAGGATGATGAAAGAAGGCTTTGACAGAGCCATTATTTTCCCTATGTTTTAAAGGTATagtgtagcattttgggggatatacagtattagcagaaattaatataatatttagatctgtgttttctttagtgtataatcacatgaaaacTGAGAATCATtctgttttcgttatcttataATCAGCATTCTTGGAaggggaggagtgagcggaggggtactcagttggttgcgcTCTGTaatcacaccactagatgccacctaATCCTGCACACTGAACCTTTAAGGAGACAAAAGTTGCTATGTTACAAACAATGCATGCTGTATGCTCATTTACTGCATGATATCTGtgcaaacaaaataataaactgTTGTCTTATTACCAATTTATCCCCCACAGTTCCCAGTGTGGAAGACCAACCAAACCCTGAAGTGGGAGGGAGTGTGGAGAGAGCTGGGCTGTCTGGCTCGCACTGCCTCGTTTGCTGTCCGAAAGGAAAGCGGCCATTCCCTCAAGTCCTCGCTTTCGGTATTTGTCTCCTATTTTACATTGGAAATTTGACTATGGTCTTTGAAATAGCTGTGTGGTTTCATGAAGTCTGCTCTCAGAGAATTAATAGCAAAGCTGGTATTCAGTGCTTACATCAGGgttttcagatgtttttgcaCAATACATCCCAATAACATTGTGTGGGGGAAAGTGAACGGTGGATATGAATTATGTTGAATAGTGAAAAGAGACAGTGTAGTAATAAATCAGTATTTAGCAGTAGTTGTGTGAACAGtgccattttgtttttcagcatTCTATGATCATCGACACCCGAAACTCCTCCATCATCCCCAAGAGAGGTGGCCTGTTGAAGATCCATCAGGTTTGTCATTTAACACTAAGCCAGTCAAATGCTATATGAAAACAATATGACTGATCGTGTCCACCAGGTTGACGTTTTGTGTTGTGGTTGTTTAGGAACTTGCTGGTTACACCGGGGGAGACAGCAGTTTCCTGAAGGAGGACTTTGAGATTCAGCTCAACAAAACACTCCTCTGGGACTCGGTGAGATtctacattttacatttcagcCATTTAGCAAATTATCTCATCTAAAGGCACTTAATGCAGTTTAACTTTAACTAGGTTTACTGGGCCAAAGTACAAGGTCCTAGTAAAGAATTTAAGTAATATACTCAGGCTTTTGTGAGGATGGTGTCAGCagaaaaattaactaaatgacCAACAGACTAATTTCCCAAAACCTTGGTGTAGTCCTTCTTTAGCCAGGCATACATTTctatgttaaaaaacaacatcttCTCTTCCAGGTTCTTTCTGCCTCATTGTGGGGCGGTTTGCTCCTACCCATCGGTGACAAGCCAACAAGCATAGCAGACAGGTAAAGAAATACAATGCACCACTCTATTACCGTTATCCACAAGACCAGGGGTTTTTGAAGTCTGGAAAACTTGAgtccttttttttgtgcttatattttgtttaaattttgaccattaaaagtatgccgaattaaCTATTAGCAGTTGCTTTTTGCAATGTAGCCATGCATGTCtagacaactatcactggattactttgatactgaagaaaacttaaaaacgtgAAGGTTTTCAGGCAAGTTCTGGAGTTATAAGAAGTGTCTTTTTTTCCTAGGATTTCTAAGTGGTTTATGCAATGTCCATCGCAAATATCCATGCATAAATCCATGTTTATTTGTGATGGACATTGCAGATATCATATACATCCTCGGAAAGTGTAGGTCACACTGAAtctaaaatatttcaaaatagtTCAAATTTGACTCAGAGATGTACAATGTTTGATGCAAATTGCTGCAATTGTACGAACTAAATTCAATTTAGAAACTAACTGTAGGGTTCTTTCTGTATTCACAGAAAGCTCATATAACATATTGTATGTTTTATGTGTCTTTCTAGGTTCTATCTAGGTGGCCCCACCAGTATCAGGGGCttcagtatgtacagtatgggCCCACAGAGTGAAGGTGAGACATTAACTTGGCTGAGTTGCTGGGTAACCAGACTGAAGTTTGATGGTTAATTGAAAGGTTGTGTGCTGGAATTATTGGTATGGCAGGCGACTACCTGGGAGGAGAGGGCTACTGGGCTGGAGGCCTCCACCTCTACACCCCTCTACCCTTCAGACCAGGCAAGGGGGGCTTCGGTGACCTCTTCAGAACACATTTCTTCCTCAATGCCGGGAACCTTTGTAACCTCAACTATGGTGAGTAGTTGGAAAAAGAACGAGCATATTTGTAATAAATGTTTGGACAGAGGAATGCTGTGATTGGACGAAGTAGAGCTCAAACTGTTGATGCAGGACTTTGCAGACACCCTTGTTTTCTGTCTGATTGAGgttatatgtttgtttttactcaGGTGAGGGGCCACGAGCACATTTGAAGAAACTGGCAGAATGCATCCGTTGGTCATACGGACTGGGAATTGTGCTGCGTTTGGGGAATATTGCCAGACTGGAGCTGAATTACTGCATTCCCATGGGAGTTCAGAGTGGAGACAGGTAGGCTGCTTAGGTTAGCTAGTTTTAGGTAAGATGAATGATTAAGTTAGAGACGACCAGAATACACCAAACAATCACATTGAAACTGCCTGTACAGGTGGGTCTCTCAACTCAAGCAATGTAACTCACACATCTGTTTACATGTGTGAAATATACACTTAAGGTTTTATTAAACCAAAAGCAGTAAATATTGAGCAACATTGAGCCTTTTCTGTACAATCATGTAGATACCTATGTTAACATTACATACACTCGTTCAAGAAGATTTTCTCTGTTCCTTGCAGGATATGTGACGGGTTCCAGTTTGGAGCCGGAATCAGGTTCCTGTGAAATCACATTTCTTGGATCTGGAACTTCCTTGTGTTTCAACATTAATTTTATGCCCGAAACATTTTATTGGAAGAGGAAATTGCTTGTACAGAATTGTTTGTTGCGATTAATTAGTTCAATAAAAGTGTTTGCActgtctttctgttttttatcatttatgatcAGAGGTCAAATACAGTACTCCTAGTCAGATTTTACTCTGGACACATTACTGTGTATGAACCTGAATCTGCCACAAGATGGACATATAGTCATCAGTGTTATATCTTGAAAAACATCAGTGGACACTATTGAGCAGTAAGCTCACCAAAGGAAATAGCCGGTTGGTCGTGCTACGGTTGCTAAAAATAGTAACACACTACCAGAATATGTCTGATGATCCTCGCCTCGAAACCCGTGTCACCCAAACCTCATGCCATTAATATTTAGCAAACACACATGAATAGATGGTTCTAAGGTGGATCTTTTATCGTTGCCGTTATAATGACGGtcatttatcatcattatcGCTATTTCCTATTGGCTTTATTATCGCAGATCGTCGAGCTATTAATGCTATAAATAGTAACATTAACGCGCTACCAAAACACGGCTGATGATCATTGCCTCGTATCCCGTGTTGTAATGATATGAAAGATGTAATTGGCTTTATTATTAAGGCGGTTCAAACGGTGTGTTAATATTGTCTGTTGTGCTTAATCTATGGTAGAAATTAAGCAGTGTGtgctgtatgtaaatattacaatattttgtttatcaCAAGCATTGACTATTAACTTTATACACTTGCcattgtgattaattaatagCCTATCATTTAGGAACAGGACagaatagtttatatataatattataatataatttaatataatgtagactaataaaatagattattattaatactattattactagaagagtatatatatatttattgtatataatataattcagtGGTATGCTATACAttgtatttgaatgaaaaagaaCACTTGTATTGAGTCAtcttaataacatatttattataaacaaattttaaaaaacagtacagtaaTAAAATCAGTGCAATCAGTGGTATATACATTTATcaacaataaaatcaacaggaatacaatgtaatggaacaaaatagaacagaatatatatatatatatatatatataatacaataaaaaatatatattataaatactattgttactagaataatatatataatataatgcaatataataaaatataatataatataataccatataatataatataataccatgtaatagaatagaatagaatatagtatcgtataatagaatataatagattattattaatactattattactagaataatatatatataatataatgcaatataataaaatataatataataaaatataatataataccatataatataatataataccatgtaatagaatagaatagaatatagtatcgtataatagaatataatagattattattaatactatattactagaatacaatacagtatatgaaatagtatataatacaatacaatataggcTAATGTGAACAGAGTTATCAGGGTCGAGTATCTTTTTTTGTGCCATATCCCCGGGCTTCAAGtgcagccctccactcagccagAGTCACGGTGGCTGTGGCCTGGCAGTACCAATTCCCAAAGTACTGTTGGTGGGTGGCAGGGTCCCGCTCCCTCTGACACTGCTTGCAGGTGATGGCGTCACTCTTCCTAGAgtatttcctcttccttttgccactctgttcctcctcctgtcttttcCTCTTGTGGTAATTTTGAGTGGTGTAAGGCACATCTGTCAGGGAAGAACCTGCAGGAACCACAGATTGGAAGGCAGGCAAGAGAGGTTGTGGTGCAGGCAGGTGAGGTTGGGCTGCACACAGGAGAGGTCTGGGCGCAAGCAGGAGAGGTCTGAGAGGTTGGGGAGCTGCCTGGAGAGGCGGCTCGAGAGCTGCAAGGAAGGGCGGCCTAAGACCAGCAGATGGAGTTATGTTCAGTCTTTGTTTTAGCTGGGCCATCCCTGCAGTATTAGGGGGCAAAACAAAGATGTGGGGATTTGCCACACTGCTGTTAGGCATACAGGGTCTTCCTTTCCTTTCAACTGCAGGAGGCAGGCTCTCTGGGCTGACGAAGGTGATTTTTGAGGTGGAGATGGCCTGCTCgcaaagaggctgagggccgtggtgagctggagggcggctgtgtggtggttgcagctcgtgaagaggctgagggccgtggtgaggtggagggcagctgtgtggaggtggcagcagcagcagtggcaggTTGGCTCTGGCTTCTAGCGGATCTCACCTCCCGCTTGACCTGGATGGCATAACGGCCTGCCGGATAATGTGAGATGTACCCCTGGAAGGCTCTTTTGTTGACGAGGTTGTTGTGTGAATCAGAGTTTCCTGACTCCTCTGACATTGATGCCACCACATAACCTGCATACCCCAACGCATTTTCTGCCACCCATTGAAAAGTTTGGCCCCTGAATATC
The nucleotide sequence above comes from Sebastes fasciatus isolate fSebFas1 chromosome 4, fSebFas1.pri, whole genome shotgun sequence. Encoded proteins:
- the samm50 gene encoding sorting and assembly machinery component 50 homolog A isoform X2, producing MGTVHARSLDPLPMRGPELGVQPDDIEAPDIEHEQKQEVLENKDVVVQRVHIDGIGRTKEDLLTYEIAGVFRAKNLIDVMRKSHEARQKLLRLGIFRKVEVVIDTSRGEDALPNGLDVTFEVTELRRMTGSYNTMVGNNEGSMVLGVKLPNALGRAEKMTFQFSYGTKETSYGLSFFKPQPGNFERNISLNMYKVTGQFPWSSLRETDRGISGELSFPVWKTNQTLKWEGVWRELGCLARTASFAVRKESGHSLKSSLSHSMIIDTRNSSIIPKRGGLLKIHQELAGYTGGDSSFLKEDFEIQLNKTLLWDSVLSASLWGGLLLPIGDKPTSIADRFYLGGPTSIRGFSMYSMGPQSEGDYLGGEGYWAGGLHLYTPLPFRPGKGGFGDLFRTHFFLNAGNLCNLNYGEGPRAHLKKLAECIRWSYGLGIVLRLGNIARLELNYCIPMGVQSGDRICDGFQFGAGIRFL
- the samm50 gene encoding sorting and assembly machinery component 50 homolog A isoform X1; translation: MGTVHARSLDPLPMRGPELGVQPDDIEAPDIEHEQKQEVLENKDVVVQRVHIDGIGRTKEDLLTYEIAGVFRAKNLIDVMRKSHEARQKLLRLGIFRKVEVVIDTSRGEDALPNGLDVTFEVTELRRMTGSYNTMVGNNEGSMVLGVKLPNALGRAEKMTFQFSYGTKETSYGLSFFKPQPGNFERNISLNMYKVTGQFPWSSLRETDRGISGELSFPVWKTNQTLKWEGVWRELGCLARTASFAVRKESGHSLKSSLSHSMIIDTRNSSIIPKRGGLLKIHQELAGYTGGDSSFLKEDFEIQLNKTLLWDSVLSASLWGGLLLPIGDKPTSIADRFYLGGPTSIRGFSMYSMGPQSEGMAGDYLGGEGYWAGGLHLYTPLPFRPGKGGFGDLFRTHFFLNAGNLCNLNYGEGPRAHLKKLAECIRWSYGLGIVLRLGNIARLELNYCIPMGVQSGDRICDGFQFGAGIRFL